tgaaagaaaacggggtctTTTAATGTGttgttgggttttttttttttttttggtttttatgggtttttatgggtgtttttgggtgttttggtgttttagtgtgtttttggggtgtttataggtgtttttttggtgttttgggtgttttaggagtatatttggagtttttttggtgttttttggtaattcttgggtgtttttggtgtgttttagggtgtttaaagatgtttttgggtgttttgggcatgttttttgggtgttttggggtgttttagggtgttctGGGGTGTTTTAGGTATTTTAGGGTGTCTTTTAGGTGTGTTGTGAATTATAGTGTTTGTTTCATAGTGTTTAgcttgtgtgtgtccttgtgtcacctgccacacacacacacacacacacacacacactcacctctcctccagCTTGAGTttaaacaccagcaccaccacaaagtGTACacccaacaccacaaacaccttcCACGTGTGTGCCAGGGTGAACACTGTACAGGCGATGGCGCGGGACACCACCTGCGGacacattgttattattattattactattattattattattattattattattactactactattattattattattattattattgttactattactatttgaAACTCATAATtatacctaaacacacacacacacacacacaaacaaaaaataaattaataaataaatgaataaataagtgaaaaaaaaatttaaacccCAAAATTTACttataagataaaaaacaccATCAAAATTCACAAGCAgatcaaaaaacacccttaaacaccccaaaaaacacaccaaaaacaccccaaaacatccttaaacacactaaacaccccaaaaataaccaaaaacacccaaaaaccacccttaaatatcccaaaaatacccaaaaacaccctttaatacccaaaaacacccttaaatatcccaaaaacacccaaaaaaacccCTTAAACACCGTtatatacccaaaaacacccaaaaacacccttaaatatcccaaaaacacccaataaCATCCTTaaatacccccccaaaaaaaaacacccttaaataccccaaaaacacccttaaacacccttaaacacccaaaaacaccccaaaacacccaaaaaaacacacacaaaacccaaaaaaacactttcacaaacccaaacacacttaaaaacacaagaTACACAATTAAACCGGCCCTAAGAACCGTACCTGGAAGAATATTGCGAACAGGAGGGGCAGTGCATTTAAAATAGTCAGCCCTCCGAGTTTGGAGAACCTGTGGTAGGATGTGAAGGACCAGGTGAGGGACACAAGGGAGATGAGGACAGAGAACACCGGTTTGGAACGCTGTGTGTTGTGGCCCAGTGGTGACAAAAGACAGGATGCTGCCCAGTGTCACGTCCTTAACCTGTTGTGGGAAAGTTGTGGTGTTAGTTGTggttgtaggaggaagaggaggaggaggagaaggggtggGGATGATGGAGTGGTTgtcttgggtgtttttgtgtgtttttaggtgtttttgggtgtcttggggtgttttgtgatgtttttgggtggttttgggtgttttgtggtgttttttgggtgtttttagggtactaatgggtgtttttgtagttttttagtgtttttgggtatttttgggtgtttttggggtgtttttgggtgtttcagtgtgttttttttggtgtttttgtgtgttttgggatgtttttgggtgttttagaggtgtttttgggtgttttagggtgtttcagtttttttttttttgtacttaaaccaaaacacccccacacacccacaaacacccacaaacacacacacaaacgcacctgGTCCAACTCAGTGTAATGCCTCCCAACGATATACAGCTGCAGAATTAACTGAAAGGCCGACTCGAGTGTGGCCTCCATGACGTTGGTGATTGCGACCCTCATCTGCACGACATGCTTAAAGTCATAATATTTTCTGATCTCCATGTCCCTCATGTGGTGCCGGTAGGTCTTGGTAGGCCCGTGGGGGGGAAAGCTGTTGTACGATTTCGAGTCCACCTGTAAGAGTGCCTGCGTTAGTCCTGGGTGGGTCTGAGGAGATGTACAGTGCGCCTGGtgttgtttttgggtgtttttgggtgttttatggtgttaaatggtgtttttggggtgttttttggtgttaaatgatgtttttgggtgttttggggcatttaaaggtatttttggtgttttttcacTAGGTTATgttaatttaagggttaactaaattagaaaatgggtgttttgaggtgttttttggtgtttttggtgtgtttttgggtatgtttttgggtgttttggctaggttagttaagttagggatggatgaaatagaaaatgggtgttttgaggtgtttttacagtgtttttgggtatttaagggtattttttaaatttctggGCTAAGTTAAGTCAGGGGtggatgaaatagaaaatgggtgtttttggagtgtttctgggtgtttttggggtgtttgaagGGGACTGAGTGTttaaaggataaaggaaaatgaataagtgtgtttgggtgtgtttgggggtgttttgggtgtgtttggaagtgtttttggggtgtttttgcggTGTTTGAAGGGGACTGAGTGTTgaaagggtaaaggaaaatgaataagtgtgttaGGGTGAGTTTTGGACTGTTTTGGTGTttatggggtgtttttggggtgatttggtgtgttttgcggtgttttgtggtgtttggagGTGAAtaacagtgttttttttgtgtgtgtgtgtgtgtgtgtgtgtgtgtgtgtgtgtgtgtgtgtgtgtgtgtgtgtgtgtgtgtgtgtgtgtgtgggaagagtgagttgctgggctcagaggCAACCCCCCCACTGGCGGGTTGTGCCTCTCTTTGTTATCAAcctgggggggagaggggggtaggGGGCAAGGGGGATAGGGGGCAAAGGGGTAGGGGGGGGTGTATGTTAGCTTGGGTTAAGTTGGATTACAggaattattactgttattattgttatttttgttatcatggtgtgtgcgagagagagaaagagagagagagagagagagagagagagagagagagagagagagagagagagagagagagagagagagagagagagagagagagagagagaattttaagtaAGTTTTCTCAAtatctaccttccctccctcccttcctctctccctcctccttctcctcctcttttaacctcacacacacacacacacacacacacacacagagctcccacaaaaaaaaaaaataaataaataaaataaacaaaacaaataaataaaaataaaataattaaataaataaaaaaaaaaccacctaTCAactcaagctaaaaaaaacccTATCCACTTGGAAACTCCCAcccaaacacccttaaacactaaaaaacaccttaaaatatacaaaacaccccaaaaaaaacattccaaaaacacccaagaacacccttgaacaccccaaaaacacaccaaacacccccaaaatattgaaaaacactccaaaacaaaccaaaacacatccaaaaacaccccaaaaacacccaaaaacaccccacacacccaaaaacaccccaaaacacccaaaacacaccaaaacaccccaaacacatccaagaaaacaccaaaaacaaaccaaaaacaccccaaaacgcaCACATTCACCCCAAAGCACCCCATAGACAGTACATACCCCAACCTCCTGCATCTGACGCACTGTGACGTTCATGTGCTTCATCTGCGCGTAAGTATTTTCGAGGTACGCCATGACGAGGGCCAGGGGGGTGAGAAATATGAGCGTTTACAACGATACACGCAAAAACGAAGGTAGCAGTTTGAAAATGGGAAGGATATCTTGCTGCGTCACATGAATGTACAGATTCCAAGTGGACAACAGGGTAATTGGCAGCAGGATGAAGAAAACGGTGAATAGGAAATTGATCTTGTCTGGGTTGTCTGTTAGGTTGGCGAGGAATCCTTCTGCttcctgggagagagagggagagagagggagggagacattgAGGGGTTTTTAGAGAGAtgggtaaatgtgtgtgtgtgtgtgtgtgtgtgtgtagggtggtttttttgtgtttttttgtgttttggggtgtttttgtgtgttttggatgttttagaGTGCTTTTTGGggtacttttcagtgttttttgtgtgtttttcagtgttttttgtgtgtttttgagtgttagtggggtattttttagtgttttagtgggtgttttgtgagtttttgtgggttttgtgtgtttttgtgggtttttgagtgtctttttgtgttttttgtgtgtttttggacATCTTGGGATGTTTTATGAGATGTTTTGGGGTGACAAAATGTGTTTCTgggtaatttgggtgtttttggggtgttacTGTTTGTATGTGGCTGTCTGGGTGTGTTAGTATGTGTTTCTTggtgtttcttgtgtgtttttggatGGTAAAGTGTGTTTAAGTATCATTTGAgtgcattttgagtttatttcagCCTTTTACATATAgttcaacaaacaaacacacacacgcactcacctcctcctcgccatccaccagcaccaccatctcctcgGACAGCGAATGATTAGCACTCGTCATGTTCCTCGTCCCCACCACATCGGAGTCATTGATGCTCTTCAGGTAATCTTGATGGTACTCCACCGCCAGCAGAATGTCGGTGTACACGTCTAGGTAGTAAAAAACCGACGGAagcagaaaacaagagagaaagaaccaaAATTCCAGCAGTGGCGTTGTGCTCTCGTCGACTCGTACATGGCCTGCAGCTGAGCGCGGGCCTTCGAACTGGCCTCTGTCGTTCCCAGTTGCACGCGAAGACACATCTCCGCGCTAGGCTTGGTTGAGTGCAGGAGCTTCTCGCACTCCAGCACGCACACCACTGCATTGTCGTACTGCCCCAAGTTGTTCCGTTCGGTGTAAAATTGCAGGAGTGTTTCGCCGTTTGTCGCCTTGCAATGCACCTTGCGGACCAGGCTGTACTCGAGGAACCGCTGCACAATGTCGTACCTGTGGGgttgctttggttaggttaggtttggtttggttcagtttggggtgttttttggtggtttttttttggtgttttttgttgaaTTAAAGTCTTTTTGGGTTTAaaagtgtttctgggtgttttgaagtgttttttgctGAGTTGAAacgtttttgggtgttttggggttttaaaagtgcgtttttgtgtgttttttgggtgtttttgttgagttggtgtttttgtttggaTGTGgagttttaaagatgtttttttttgttgtttttgttaagttaaagtgttttggggtgttttttggggttttgaagggtgtttttgggtgtttttgttaagttgaagtgtttatggttattttttagggtgttttagggaGTTTTGGTTAAATTAAAgtgtttatgggtgtttttgggtttttttgtggttttaaagtgtttttgtgtgtttttgttaagttgaagtgctcatggttatttttttggggggttttaaagggtgtttttgggtgttgttggagtttttgttaagttaaagtgtttatgagtggtttttgtggttttaaggggtgtttttgggtttttttgttaagataaagtgtttatgagtggtttttgtggttttaaagggtgtttttgggtgtttttgttaagataaagtgtttatgagtggtttttgcagttttaaagggtgtttttggtgtttttttttggtttttaaagggtgtttttttttgtgtgtgtttttgataagTGCAAGAGTATTATGTGTTGTTCTGTAGTGatcctaatcttccttctcctcctcttttacaaaCCCtaagcctccacctcctccctcactcttcttcttcttcctcctcctccacctcctcctcttcctccttctgtacaAATTCtaaatctctttctcctcctgttataAGCTCTaaacctccactcctcctcctcctcctcttcctgtacaaattctaaatctctttctcctcctcttataagGTCGagacctccactcctcctccctcactcactcactcactcactcactcactcctcctcctccctcacctgctggCATTGATGGCGTAGTAAACAGGCGTATAACCGATCTTATTGCAGCATATCAGGAGCATATCAATTACCGTCACATTTCCGTTCTTGGCCGCCATGTGCAGAGCTGACCCCCCGCGGTTGTCGACGAGGTTCAGACGTGTGCCAGCATTAATCAGCTGTTGAACGCAGGCCAGCTGGTTGTTCCGGATCACGACAAACAGCGGGGTTTCGCCTTGGTTGTTGCGTACGTCTGGTGATACCTTGAggttgtgaggttaggttagtttgggttgtGTAGGGGTAATAACActccaaaacatcccaaaacacccctaaatatccctaaaacataccaaaaacatcccaaaacacccttaaatatccccaaaacataccaaaaacatcccaaaagaCCCTTAAATAtacccaaaacataccaaaaacatcccaaaacacccctaaatatccctaaaacataccaaaaacattccaaaacacccttaaatatccccaaaacataccaaaaacatcccaaaacacccttaaatatacccaaaacataccaaaaacatcccaaaacacccttaaatatccccaaaacataccaaaaacatcccaaaacacccttaaatatccctaaaacataccaaaaacatcccaaaacacccttaaatatccctaaaacataccaaaaacatcccaaaacacccttaaatatctctaaaacataccaaaacaccttaaatatccctaaaatatacaaaacatcccaaaacacccttaaatatcccaaaaacataccaaaaacatcccaaaacacccttaaatatccataaaacataccaaaaacatcccaaaacacccttaaatatccctaaaacataccaaaaacatcccaaaacacccttaaatatccctaaaacataccaaaaacatcccaaaacacccttaaatatccctaaaacataccaaaacaccttaaatatccctaaaatatacaaaacatcccaaaacacccttaaatatccccaaaacataccaaaaacatcccaaaacacccttaaatatccctaaaacataccaaaaacatcccaaaacacccttaaatatccctaaaacataccaaaaacatcccaaaatgcccttaaatatccctaaaatatacaaaaaacatcccaaaacacctttaaatatccccaaaacataccaaaaacatcccaaacacccttaaatatccctaaaacataccaaaaacatcccaaaacacccttgaatatccctaaaacataccaaaaacatcccaaaacatccttaaatatccccaaaacataccaataacatcccaaaacacccttaaacacccaaaaacaaccttaaacaccccaaaacaccctttaacacTCCaataacatcccaaaacacccttaaatatccccaaaacataccaaaaacatcccaaaacatccttacacacccaaaaacaaccttaaacactccaaaacaccctttaacactccaaaacacaccccaaacaccacaaaacacattcaaaacacaccaaaacactcctaaagcacccttaaacacccaaaactaTCCGCAAACCACTGCAAACAtccaaaaaacacttttaaccatccccaaaacacccaaaactaccccaaaaaaacactgcaaacactccaaaaacacccaaaaccccaaaaaacacaccaaatttcCCTAAACATCCAAAaaacacccccccaaaaaaacacactaacctccgcaacacaccccaaacactacaaacacccccaaaaacaccccaaaacgccCCTAAGCACACCTTCAGGGACAGAAGCCGATGCATCATGTTCGGGTAGCCTTGCTGGGCAGCCAGGTGGAGCAGGGTGAAGCCGTCTGACCTGGCCGCGTCAAGAGAACACACGGCAGTTTCTTCAATGACCCGAACTATGCAGAGACCAACCTCCTCACGAGATATTATCCTCCAGTCCTTGtctgttgggttaggttaggttaggttaggttaggttacgttagattgggttgggttaggttaggttaggttaggttaagctaggttaggttaggttaggttagattaggttaggttaggttaggttaggttaggttaagctaggttaggttaggttaggttagattaggttaggttaggttaggttaaggtaggttaggttaggttgggttaggttaggttaggttaagttacgttatgttagattgggttaggttaggttaggttaggttaagctaggttaggttaggttaggttaggttaagctaggttaggtttggttaggttaggttaagctaggttaggttaggttaggttaggttaagctaggttaggttaggttagattaggttaggttaggttaggttgggttaggttaggttaggttaggttgggttaggttaggttaggttagattgggttaggttaggttaggttagattgggttaggttaggttaggttaggttacgttaggttaggttaggttaggttgggttacgttaggttaggttaggttgggttgggttaggttaggttaggttaggttagattgggttaggttaggttaggttaggttgggttaggttaagttaggttaggttaagttaggttaggttaggttagactgggttaggttaggttaggttaagctagattaggttaggttagattgggttaggttaggttagggggtgtctctctctctctctctctctctctctctctctctctctctctctctctctctctctcttactctcaatacatactcaatctctctctctctctctctctacctcacaaacacacaaactttgtctctctctctttttttatgtttctgtctatatattcctctctctctctctctctctctctctctctctctctctctctctctctctctctctcaccttcagcaGAAAGAGAGGCGTTCTCCTGCAGCAGGGTGTTGACAATACTAGTGTGGCCGGCAAAGGTGGCCAGCCCCAGTGGAGTGCGGCCCAACCGATCACAAGCATCCACCTGTAgaagaggcggtggtggtggtagtagtggtggtggtggtggtggtggttgaaacaGTGAACATGGCTGAACAAACTGTCTCTCTTGTGGATGTCAACAAAACTAagttaatttgtgtttttttcagttgaaTGATGAAATGTAATTGTTTATGAAGGGCAGGTAAGTTTGGTTTACTGTGCTGGTCAGGGGGGCTAGGTGGGGGGCAGTCAAGGGTGCCAACATAACACAAGGGTCTCACTAAaagcctttcttccttctagttGAAAtggcaagggttttcaagggttgtttttaaggttctagtgacagattaacaagatttctacattcaaaaggctctatttgaagtgGCAAGGGTTtgcaagagtgtttttaaggttctagtgacagattaacaagatttctacattcaaaaggctctatttgaagtgGCAAGGGTTtgcaagagtgtttttatggttctagtgacagattaacaagatttctacattcaaaaggctctagttgaagtggcaagggttttcaagggtgtttttaaggttctagtggcagattaacaagatttctacattcaaaaggctctagttgaagtggcaagggttttcaagagtgtttttatggttctagtgacagattaacaagatttctacattcaaaaggctctagttgaagtggcaagggttttcaagggtgtttttaaggttctagtggcagattaacaagatttctacattccaaaggctctagttgaaatggtgagggttttcaagggtgtttttaaggttctagtggcagattaacaagatttctacattccaaaggctctagttgaaatggtgagggttttcaagggtatttttaaggttctagtgacagattaacaaagatttctacattccaaaggctctagttgaagtggcaagggttttcaagggtgtttttaaggttctagtgacagattaacaagatttctacattccaaagactgtgtagttgaagtgacaagggctttcaagagtatttttaaggttctagtggcagattaacaatatttctacattccaaaggctctacttgaagtgacgagggttttcaagagtatttttacagttctagcgacagattaacaacacttctgcattatcaaccccccctctctctctctctccccacacactcacagacaagCCCCGAACAAGGAGGTCAACCACCAGGTCATCGTAACCCTTCGATGCCGCCCAGTGGAGGAGAGTTGATCCCACGTGGAACTTCAAAATAGGCTCCACCCGTTCCAGTCCTCTCTCGGTGCCTGTGTGGAGGGTTGGATTGCattaaaaagggtccaaagggGGTTTTAAGGGTTCTAATCCTATTCAAGGGGAGTTTTAGGGGTTCTGATCCTATTTAGGAAAGTTTAAGGGGTTCTGAATCTGTTTTTCAGTCTGTAAAGGGAGTTAGAAGCGTTATTATTACTTCCTGTGCCTAAAAAGGGGATTACTCATGCTAAAAATGGTGTTTAATCCTATACTTGCGCTTATAGATGAGATAGGAGGTAATAGAGAGGTTTCGGCTGTGTTTAATCCCATTCCTACATCTATAGATGACATGAAGGGGGTGAATTTGTGATATATAGGGTAATAATGAGGTTTTAATGGTGTTTAATCCTATTACTGTGCTTATAGATGAGATAGAGGATAATAAAGAAGTTTCGGCTGTGTTTAATCCCATTCCTACGTCTATAGATgacataaacctaacctaacctaacctgacatattctcacctctcacgaacttgtaccattcacggccaccttccatacctttctcccttaaagattgaatcacgctcctttcactcttcactttagcattcattatcattcgtcttgtcaaccgctgctgcttcacatacgctgtccatgcattctgatactcattctctgcctcatcgctttcatgcctctttttcctcagccatctacactgtctactcattctctttcgctccttcctagctgctctgatttcatcattccaccatggtttacatacattctttcttctacctactctcacaaaccctatctggttctcagcagcacccctcacgtcctcaaccagtttctcattcagatgctccacgtcatgcacactttcgtcgtcccagcttctctcactcagatcaacctgaaagttctcccaccctacatctctcagtctccacttctttttcttacttgccactttcacttca
The window above is part of the Scylla paramamosain isolate STU-SP2022 unplaced genomic scaffold, ASM3559412v1 Contig104, whole genome shotgun sequence genome. Proteins encoded here:
- the LOC135099113 gene encoding LOW QUALITY PROTEIN: uncharacterized protein LOC135099113 (The sequence of the model RefSeq protein was modified relative to this genomic sequence to represent the inferred CDS: inserted 1 base in 1 codon; deleted 2 bases in 2 codons) yields the protein MGDMNAHVGILGEQVNRNGEMLGEFLDELGLENLNVTLAEGRTERGLERVEPILKFHVGSTLLHWAASKGYDDLVVDLLVRGLSVDACDRLGRTPLGLATFAGHTSIVNTLLQENASLSAEDKDWRIISREEVGLCIVRVIEETAVCSLDAARSDGFTLLHLAAQQGYPNMMHRLLSLKVSPDVRNNQGETPLFVVIRNNQLACVQQLINAGTRLNLVDNRGGSALHMAAKNGNVTVIDMLLICCNKIGYTPVYYAINASRYDIVQRFLEYSLVRKVHCKATNGETLLQFYTERNNLGQYDNAVVCVLECEKLLHSTKPSAEMCLRVQLGTTEASSKARAQLQAMYESTRAQRHCWXFWFFLSCFLLPSVFYYLDVYTDILLAVEYHQDYLKSINDSDVVGTRNMTSANHSLSEEMVVLVDGEEEEAEGFLANLTDNPDKINFLFTVFFILLPITLLSTWNLYIHVTQQDILPIFKLLPSFLRVDNKERHNPPVDSKSYNSFPPHGPTKTYRHHMRDMEIRKYYDFKHVVQMRVAITNVMEATLESAFQLILQLYIVGRHYTELDQVKDVTLGSILSLSPLGHNTQRSKPVFSVLISLVSLTWSFTSYHRFSKLGGLTILNALPLLFAIFFQVVSRAIACTVFTLAHTWKVFVVLGVHFVVVLVFKLKLEESSVLPVRTPFYCCQCFFMYLRPYFYVFLGTIASTLVYFRSERPSAVKKQRARRHSTVVIQVLFLVLAFIENLVMLGLPWGSAGWTTNTFIIRHFKYDTFIIISAVLCAISYLTGVILHAVYYSCFGHPWVDINRPSVHWDADEGTLVLSHYQQGKVSKWAINSCCNIEHHTEMPSDLMPGFILGKDMARSKEVHWDNL